One genomic window of Arcobacter lacus includes the following:
- the trpB gene encoding tryptophan synthase subunit beta produces MSNYIPKPSVFDPDEKGQFGIFGGQYVPETLMPILKELENEYKKYRFDKEFWAEVNALLKDYVGRENPLYFASNISKELDAKVYLKREDLNHTGAHKVNNVIAQGLLAKRMGKTKVIAETGAGQHGVATATIAALMGLECTVFMGAKDVERQELNVFRMKLLGAKVIAVESGSKTLKDAMNDAIRYWVTNARDTFYIIGTVAGPHPYPMMVRDFQAVIGYESRKQILEKEGKLPDYVVACIGGGSNAIGMFSHFLEDKDVTCVGIEAGGLGLDTDKHGCSLEKGSPGVLHGQCSYLLQDEDGQILEAHSISAGLDYPGIGPEHSFHKDNKSVKYDSITDKEAIDAFVWLSRSEGIIPAFESSHAIAYLKKAKDKIKGKTVIVCLSGRGDKDMVQAKSLLNFN; encoded by the coding sequence ATGAGTAATTATATCCCAAAACCTAGTGTTTTTGACCCAGATGAAAAAGGGCAGTTTGGTATTTTTGGTGGACAATATGTTCCTGAAACTTTAATGCCAATTTTAAAAGAATTAGAAAATGAGTATAAAAAATATAGGTTTGATAAAGAGTTTTGGGCAGAAGTAAATGCTTTATTAAAAGATTATGTAGGTAGAGAAAATCCATTATATTTTGCTTCAAATATAAGTAAAGAACTTGATGCAAAAGTTTATTTAAAAAGAGAAGATTTAAACCATACAGGTGCTCATAAGGTAAATAATGTTATTGCTCAAGGTTTGTTAGCAAAAAGAATGGGAAAAACAAAAGTCATTGCAGAAACAGGAGCTGGACAACATGGAGTTGCAACAGCAACAATTGCTGCACTTATGGGTTTAGAATGTACTGTTTTTATGGGTGCAAAAGATGTTGAAAGACAAGAGTTAAATGTATTTAGAATGAAACTTTTAGGTGCAAAAGTAATAGCAGTTGAAAGTGGAAGTAAAACTTTAAAAGATGCTATGAATGATGCAATAAGATATTGGGTTACAAATGCACGAGATACTTTTTACATAATTGGTACAGTTGCAGGTCCTCATCCATATCCTATGATGGTGAGAGATTTTCAAGCTGTTATTGGTTATGAATCAAGAAAACAGATTTTAGAAAAAGAGGGCAAACTTCCTGATTATGTTGTTGCATGTATTGGTGGAGGTTCAAATGCTATTGGTATGTTTTCTCATTTTTTAGAAGATAAGGATGTAACTTGTGTTGGAATAGAAGCAGGAGGACTTGGTCTTGATACAGATAAACATGGATGTTCTTTAGAAAAAGGAAGTCCTGGAGTTCTTCATGGACAATGCTCATATTTACTTCAAGATGAAGATGGACAAATTTTGGAAGCTCATAGTATAAGTGCAGGTTTAGATTATCCAGGAATTGGTCCAGAACATTCTTTTCACAAGGATAATAAAAGTGTGAAATATGATTCAATAACAGATAAAGAAGCAATAGATGCATTTGTGTGGTTAAGTAGAAGTGAAGGAATTATTCCCGCATTTGAATCATCTCATGCAATTGCATATTTAAAAAAAGCAAAAGATAAAATAAAAGGGAAAACAGTTATTGTGTGTTTATCGGGTAGGGGAGATAAAGATATGGTTCAAGCAAAAAGTTTGCTGAATTTCAATTAA
- the pglE gene encoding UDP-N-acetylbacillosamine transaminase yields the protein MNKRIFLSAPHMSGAELKYIEKVFESNYIAPIGEYVNKFEDSIRNYTKSENALAVTSGTAAIHLTLRVLGIKEGDDVLASTFTFIGSINAILYQGANPVFIDSHKETWNLCPKLLNKYLCECEKKPKALIVTHLYGQSADIEKIADICKLHGVYLIEDAAESLGCTINGKHTGTFGDFGIYSFNGNKILTTSGGGMLVSSNKDWIEKAKFYSTQAKEPFIHYEHLEYGYNYRMSNVLAAIGVGQMEVIEDRVTKKREIFEWYKEFLGDIKEINFMPELENSRGNRWLTTLTFEKSDYNKVMKALDAVNVESRPLWKPMHMQKLFENSKSILNGVSEELFAKGICLASSTTMTKDDVKMICDVIIKELD from the coding sequence ATGAATAAAAGAATTTTTTTGAGTGCACCACATATGAGTGGAGCAGAATTAAAATATATAGAAAAAGTATTTGAAAGTAATTATATAGCACCTATTGGTGAATATGTAAATAAATTTGAAGATAGTATCAGAAATTATACAAAATCAGAAAATGCTTTAGCTGTTACAAGTGGAACAGCAGCTATTCATTTAACTCTAAGAGTTCTTGGAATAAAAGAAGGAGATGATGTTTTAGCTTCTACATTTACATTTATTGGTTCTATAAATGCAATTTTATATCAAGGAGCAAATCCAGTTTTTATAGATAGCCATAAAGAAACTTGGAATTTATGTCCAAAACTTTTAAATAAATATCTTTGTGAGTGTGAAAAGAAACCAAAAGCTTTGATAGTAACTCATTTATATGGTCAAAGTGCTGATATAGAAAAAATAGCTGATATTTGTAAACTCCATGGAGTTTATCTGATAGAAGATGCAGCTGAAAGTTTGGGTTGTACTATAAATGGTAAACATACTGGAACTTTTGGTGATTTTGGTATTTACTCATTTAATGGGAATAAAATCTTAACTACAAGTGGTGGTGGAATGCTTGTGAGTTCAAATAAGGATTGGATTGAAAAAGCAAAATTTTACTCTACACAGGCAAAAGAACCATTTATCCATTATGAGCATTTGGAATATGGATATAACTATCGTATGAGTAATGTTTTAGCTGCTATTGGTGTTGGACAAATGGAAGTTATAGAAGATAGAGTTACTAAAAAAAGAGAGATTTTTGAATGGTATAAAGAGTTTTTAGGTGATATAAAAGAGATAAATTTTATGCCAGAACTTGAAAATAGTAGGGGTAATAGATGGCTTACAACTTTGACATTTGAAAAAAGTGATTATAATAAAGTCATGAAAGCTTTAGATGCAGTAAATGTTGAATCAAGACCATTATGGAAACCTATGCATATGCAAAAATTATTTGAAAATTCAAAATCTATATTAAATGGGGTGAGTGAAGAATTATTTGCTAAAGGAATATGTCTTGCAAGTAGTACAACTATGACAAAAGATGATGTAAAAATGATTTGTGATGTTATTATAAAAGAATTGGATTAA
- a CDS encoding DNA ligase: MKLLLYFFLTIYGFSFELQKANIYDEKKDNINNWYMSEKLDGIRAYWNGKELLSKNGNKIYAPSWFIQNLPPFELDGELYTKINDFENIQSIVLNTKPSKAWEQITYNIFEVPNTKGDFDTRLKKLEDWLKINPNNFIKIIPQIVCKDKEHLNKFLNQMLEKKAEGVMVKNPFLEYQEGRNSNILKVKTFFDEEGVVISHNYKNGKFKSLVIKQKDGITFNLGNGFTNKDRENPPKIGDIVTFKYYGLTKNNKPKFASFLRVRKEE; this comes from the coding sequence ATGAAACTTTTATTATATTTTTTTCTTACAATTTATGGATTTTCTTTTGAACTACAAAAAGCAAATATTTATGATGAAAAAAAAGACAATATAAATAACTGGTATATGAGTGAAAAATTAGATGGAATAAGAGCTTACTGGAATGGTAAAGAACTCTTAAGCAAAAATGGTAATAAAATTTATGCGCCAAGTTGGTTTATACAAAATCTTCCACCGTTTGAACTAGATGGTGAACTTTATACAAAAATAAATGACTTTGAAAATATTCAAAGTATAGTTTTAAATACAAAACCTTCAAAAGCTTGGGAACAAATAACTTATAATATTTTTGAAGTTCCTAATACAAAAGGTGATTTTGACACCAGACTAAAAAAATTAGAAGATTGGCTAAAAATAAATCCAAATAATTTTATTAAAATTATTCCTCAAATAGTTTGTAAAGATAAAGAGCATTTAAACAAATTTTTAAATCAAATGCTAGAAAAAAAAGCTGAAGGAGTTATGGTAAAAAATCCGTTTTTAGAGTATCAAGAAGGACGAAACTCAAATATACTCAAAGTAAAAACTTTTTTTGATGAAGAAGGAGTTGTGATTTCTCACAACTATAAAAATGGAAAATTTAAAAGTTTAGTTATAAAACAAAAAGATGGAATAACTTTCAATTTAGGAAATGGTTTTACAAATAAAGATAGAGAAAATCCACCAAAAATTGGAGATATTGTAACTTTTAAATATTATGGTTTAACAAAAAATAACAAACCAAAATTCGCTTCATTTTTAAGAGTTAGAAAAGAAGAATAA
- the pglF gene encoding UDP-N-acetylglucosamine 4,6-dehydratase (configuration-retaining), whose protein sequence is MNYLWDKRFLGIIVTIVISTFSLYLVTFLINKNISLIALSTIIITRTVFSFLLFDDYKLSWSKASTKTGLMKILLALISFIIYMPILYYFYHISFNLLFIDLIFYTFIINILVYVYKYYHSIGKNKKTKNLVIYGAGKAGLQLQREFLSSEYKLICFIDDDEILHHRSIDGISIYSKEKYCSLFENQKFDLMIIAMPSASQEQIKIIYEFMQDKFEKIKILPSMNNILKKEEFTKQLKDIGVEDLLARYPKDLDKKQIENFIKDKIVLITGAGGSIGSEISRQCKTYGAKQLILLDHSEFNLYSILEELKGENVVPIMQSVRDIKALESSFEKYKPQIVIHAAAYKHVPLVEYNILEGITNNIIGTKNCIDLSIKYGAQKFVLISTDKAVRPTNIMGTTKRICELYAQNVESKNTEIVAVRFGNVLGSSGSVIPKFKSQIEQGKNITVTHPEITRYFMLIPEACELVLQAASIGNGGEIFILDMGEPIKIVDLAKKMIELSGRSDINIEFCGLRLGEKLYEELLINDSDQKTKYESITVANSTKFDINELNKKIEELLICEDKVAKLKEIVPEFEHRLNN, encoded by the coding sequence ATGAACTATTTATGGGATAAACGATTTTTAGGAATTATAGTAACTATTGTTATATCTACATTTTCTCTTTACTTAGTTACTTTTTTAATTAACAAAAATATATCTTTGATAGCTTTAAGCACTATAATTATCACTAGAACTGTTTTTTCATTTTTACTTTTTGATGATTATAAACTTTCTTGGTCAAAAGCATCTACAAAAACAGGTTTGATGAAAATTTTACTTGCATTGATAAGTTTTATAATTTATATGCCTATCCTATATTATTTTTATCATATTTCTTTCAACCTTTTATTTATCGATTTGATTTTTTATACATTTATAATAAATATTTTAGTTTACGTGTACAAATATTATCACTCAATTGGAAAAAACAAAAAAACAAAAAACTTAGTAATATATGGAGCAGGAAAAGCTGGACTTCAACTTCAAAGAGAGTTTTTAAGTAGCGAATACAAACTTATTTGTTTTATAGATGATGATGAAATTTTACATCACAGAAGTATTGATGGTATTTCTATATATTCAAAAGAAAAATATTGTAGTTTATTTGAAAATCAAAAATTTGATTTGATGATTATTGCTATGCCATCAGCTTCTCAAGAACAAATAAAAATAATTTATGAATTTATGCAAGATAAATTTGAAAAAATAAAAATTTTGCCTTCGATGAATAATATTCTAAAAAAAGAAGAATTCACAAAACAACTTAAAGATATTGGAGTTGAAGATTTACTAGCACGTTATCCAAAAGATTTGGATAAAAAACAAATAGAAAACTTTATAAAAGATAAAATAGTTTTAATTACAGGTGCAGGTGGAAGTATAGGAAGTGAAATATCAAGACAGTGTAAAACATATGGAGCAAAACAACTAATACTTTTAGATCATAGTGAATTTAATCTTTATTCGATTTTAGAAGAATTAAAAGGTGAAAATGTAGTTCCTATTATGCAAAGTGTGAGAGATATAAAAGCTTTAGAAAGTTCTTTTGAAAAGTATAAACCACAAATAGTTATTCATGCAGCAGCTTATAAACACGTACCTTTAGTTGAATACAATATCTTAGAAGGTATTACAAATAATATAATTGGAACAAAAAATTGTATAGATTTATCTATAAAATATGGTGCTCAAAAATTTGTTCTTATATCAACAGATAAAGCAGTTCGTCCAACAAATATTATGGGAACAACAAAACGAATTTGTGAACTTTATGCTCAAAATGTAGAGTCAAAAAATACAGAAATTGTAGCAGTTAGATTTGGAAATGTTTTAGGAAGTAGTGGAAGTGTTATTCCAAAATTTAAATCTCAAATTGAACAAGGTAAAAATATCACGGTAACTCATCCAGAAATTACAAGATATTTTATGCTTATTCCTGAAGCTTGTGAACTTGTGCTTCAAGCTGCAAGTATTGGAAATGGTGGAGAGATATTCATTCTTGATATGGGAGAACCAATTAAGATCGTGGATTTAGCTAAGAAAATGATTGAACTAAGTGGTAGAAGTGATATAAATATAGAGTTTTGTGGATTAAGACTTGGTGAAAAGTTGTATGAAGAATTATTAATAAATGATAGTGATCAAAAAACAAAATATGAGTCAATCACAGTTGCAAATTCTACGAAGTTTGATATAAATGAACTAAATAAAAAAATAGAAGAGTTGTTAATTTGTGAAGATAAAGTAGCAAAATTAAAAGAGATTGTTCCAGAATTTGAGCATAGGCTAAATAACTAA
- the pglC gene encoding undecaprenyl phosphate N,N'-diacetylbacillosamine 1-phosphate transferase, giving the protein MKLGRKMLKILFDKTLALFLIIIFSPVYIVVSLLILLKMGSPILFRQKRPGKDEKIFGIYKFRTMTNEKDKDGNLLPDDQRLIGIGKFIRSTSLDELPQLFNVLKGEMSFVGPRPLLIEYLDLYDETQKKRHNVSPGITGWAQVNGRNAISWEQKFNYDVWYVENQSFWLDMKIIWMTFLKVIKRSDISSNTSATMEKFTGSKN; this is encoded by the coding sequence ATGAAATTAGGAAGAAAAATGCTTAAAATACTATTTGACAAAACCTTAGCACTATTTTTGATAATAATCTTTTCACCTGTTTATATAGTAGTGAGTTTACTTATATTGTTGAAGATGGGAAGTCCAATACTCTTTAGACAAAAACGACCAGGAAAAGATGAAAAGATATTTGGAATCTATAAGTTTAGAACTATGACAAATGAGAAAGATAAAGACGGAAATCTACTTCCAGATGATCAAAGACTTATAGGAATAGGGAAGTTTATAAGAAGTACTAGTTTAGATGAACTTCCTCAACTTTTTAATGTTTTAAAAGGAGAGATGAGCTTTGTAGGACCTAGACCACTTTTGATAGAATATCTTGACTTATATGATGAAACACAAAAAAAAAGGCATAATGTCTCACCAGGAATTACAGGTTGGGCTCAAGTAAATGGAAGAAATGCTATATCATGGGAACAAAAATTTAATTATGATGTTTGGTATGTTGAAAATCAATCTTTTTGGCTTGATATGAAAATAATTTGGATGACTTTTTTAAAAGTTATAAAAAGAAGTGATATTAGCTCAAATACAAGTGCTACTATGGAAAAATTTACGGGAAGTAAAAATTGA
- a CDS encoding adenine phosphoribosyltransferase produces MSEKIVLDENSKNTLLDSIRTINDYPKPGIIFKDITTLLNNKNAFNLLMDHLEERYKSYNLDYIAGVEARGFFFASALASRLKIGFVPVRKKGKLPSTTICEKYELEYGFSEVELHLDAFNNEKNVNVLLIDDIIVSGGTAYAAANLIKKLNVNLVESCFLMNIAILDGAKKLSEISPVYCVLEI; encoded by the coding sequence TTGAGTGAAAAAATTGTGTTAGATGAAAATAGCAAAAATACATTACTTGATAGCATAAGAACTATAAATGATTATCCAAAACCTGGAATTATTTTCAAAGATATCACTACTTTATTGAATAATAAAAATGCATTTAATCTTTTAATGGACCATTTAGAAGAAAGATACAAATCATACAATTTAGACTATATTGCAGGAGTTGAAGCAAGAGGTTTTTTCTTTGCTTCGGCACTTGCTAGTAGATTGAAAATTGGTTTTGTTCCAGTTAGAAAAAAAGGAAAATTACCAAGTACAACAATATGTGAGAAATATGAATTAGAGTATGGTTTTAGTGAAGTTGAACTTCATCTTGATGCTTTTAATAATGAAAAGAATGTAAATGTTTTATTGATTGATGATATTATTGTTAGTGGTGGTACAGCTTATGCCGCTGCTAATTTAATAAAAAAATTGAATGTAAATTTAGTTGAATCATGTTTTTTAATGAATATTGCTATTTTAGATGGTGCAAAAAAATTAAGTGAAATATCACCAGTTTATTGTGTATTAGAAATTTGA
- a CDS encoding glycosyltransferase family 4 protein, which produces MNIWIFNHHALTPDMSGGTRHYDFAKELIKRGHTVTIVASSFHYSKYKDMKDYKNKDYLCEKIVGIDFIWIKTPAYFGNGISRVKNMISYTYKVLKYIPKLNLVKPDIILGSSVHLFAVWSAYKLSCRYKTPFIMEVRDLWPQTLIDMGISKWHPFIMLLGSLERYLYKKADKIISNLPYAYDYIGKFVEKEKFIWISNGVDLSNIKYTPKEKSNKFIISYTGAIGVANNLQIILDVAKKLKDNENIYFRIVGEGAEKEKLKAFMKENNLLNVSIENSVPKNEVTNILQNSDVVFLSLKDSPIYKFGISLNKLFDYMASGRVIIFAGNSKNNPIKDASAGYSIAPDDVEVLQKTILEIYNLSQEKRDAIGQKIRKYVEDNYSIEILVDKFEKLLEDEIRKKNA; this is translated from the coding sequence ATGAATATTTGGATATTTAACCATCATGCTTTAACTCCCGACATGAGTGGTGGGACTAGACACTATGATTTTGCAAAAGAACTCATTAAAAGAGGTCATACGGTTACTATTGTAGCTTCTAGCTTTCATTACTCAAAGTATAAAGATATGAAAGATTATAAAAACAAAGATTATTTATGTGAGAAAATAGTTGGTATAGATTTTATTTGGATCAAAACTCCAGCTTATTTTGGAAATGGAATAAGTAGAGTGAAAAATATGATTTCTTACACTTACAAGGTTTTAAAATATATACCTAAATTAAATTTAGTTAAACCAGATATTATTTTAGGATCTTCTGTTCATCTTTTTGCAGTTTGGAGTGCTTATAAATTATCATGTAGATATAAAACTCCTTTTATTATGGAAGTAAGAGATCTTTGGCCTCAAACTTTAATAGACATGGGGATATCAAAATGGCATCCTTTTATTATGTTACTTGGATCGCTTGAAAGATATTTGTATAAAAAAGCTGATAAGATTATCTCAAATCTTCCTTATGCTTATGATTATATAGGTAAATTCGTTGAGAAGGAAAAGTTTATTTGGATATCAAATGGTGTTGATTTATCGAATATAAAATATACTCCAAAAGAAAAAAGTAACAAGTTTATAATAAGCTACACAGGTGCAATAGGAGTAGCAAATAATCTTCAAATTATTCTAGATGTTGCAAAAAAGTTAAAAGATAATGAAAACATATATTTTAGGATAGTTGGAGAAGGTGCCGAAAAAGAAAAGTTAAAAGCTTTCATGAAAGAAAATAATCTTTTAAATGTAAGTATAGAAAATTCAGTGCCAAAAAATGAAGTGACAAATATTTTACAAAATAGTGATGTAGTTTTTTTGAGTTTAAAAGATAGCCCTATATATAAGTTTGGCATAAGTTTAAATAAGCTGTTTGATTATATGGCTAGTGGAAGAGTTATTATTTTTGCAGGTAATTCAAAAAACAATCCAATAAAAGATGCAAGTGCAGGTTATAGTATAGCTCCTGATGATGTTGAAGTTTTACAAAAAACTATTTTGGAAATTTATAACTTATCTCAAGAAAAAAGAGATGCAATAGGACAAAAAATAAGAAAATATGTTGAAGACAATTATTCTATTGAAATTTTAGTAGATAAATTTGAAAAGTTATTAGAAGATGAAATTAGGAAGAAAAATGCTTAA
- a CDS encoding DedA family protein, with protein MKELFKKIQPYSGKIFAIFLVLFISFLIYSLSQAPVEGIDEKFKYLLEKHGYIILFVWGMLEGEAGLVMAGLLAHKEMMNLYLAIFVAGLGGFAGDQVYFYIGRFNKESVHRKFRGQRRKFAFAHLLLKRHGWPIIFIQRYMYGMRTIIPISIGLTRYDARKFAFINLISAWCWAALTIVPVWYFGEQIMIVLHWAKQHWYMAIPIAAVVGGSIVYYFHKATQKVEKRMRNEN; from the coding sequence ATGAAAGAGCTCTTTAAAAAAATCCAACCCTACTCAGGAAAAATATTTGCAATATTTTTAGTATTATTTATATCTTTTCTAATATATAGCTTATCTCAAGCTCCAGTTGAAGGGATTGATGAGAAATTCAAATATTTACTTGAAAAGCATGGATATATAATACTTTTTGTTTGGGGAATGCTTGAGGGTGAAGCTGGGCTTGTTATGGCAGGATTATTAGCTCATAAAGAGATGATGAATTTGTATTTGGCTATATTTGTTGCAGGTCTTGGTGGCTTTGCAGGTGATCAAGTATATTTTTACATAGGAAGATTTAATAAAGAGTCTGTTCATAGAAAATTTAGAGGGCAAAGAAGAAAATTTGCATTTGCTCACCTTTTATTAAAAAGACATGGTTGGCCTATTATTTTTATTCAAAGATATATGTATGGAATGAGAACAATAATTCCAATTTCAATAGGATTAACAAGATATGATGCTAGAAAGTTTGCCTTTATAAATCTAATCTCAGCTTGGTGTTGGGCTGCTCTTACGATAGTACCTGTTTGGTATTTTGGAGAACAAATTATGATTGTATTACATTGGGCAAAACAGCATTGGTATATGGCAATTCCTATTGCAGCAGTAGTTGGAGGAAGTATTGTTTACTATTTTCATAAAGCAACACAAAAAGTTGAAAAAAGGATGAGAAATGAAAATTAA
- a CDS encoding leucyl aminopeptidase — MKINIVEINKKKSFDTEIIFVKDIETLKEDKELLEILEFKAKDESCVLLAESKKIYVGYEESSYDSLAIATATAVKKLKSTKFKSAKVILDRCLEDNFKALVEGALLGQYTFDEYKSEKETKKIELSFIVENKNSKLEDILKESTIISKAVNKARDMVNSAPADFYPQIMAQMAEKLAQDVAISCEVFGEKFLEKNKMMAMHSVGRASVHESKLIHLTYKPKKPKHKVVLVGKGLTYDSGGLSLKPSDFMVTMKADKSGACAVLATIWAIAKLELPIEVHAILGAVENMIGGNAYKPDDILKAKNGKTIEVRNTDAEGRLVLADCLCYAQDEIKNIDYIFDYATLTGACVVGVGEYTTGVMGNCETLKRKAVSSALDAGEYATALDFNRYLKKCIKSEIADICNVANTRYGGAITAGMFLDNFIYEENKNKWIHFDIAGPAYVEKAWGYNPYGASGAGVRTTIKLLQELL, encoded by the coding sequence ATGAAAATTAATATTGTTGAAATAAATAAAAAAAAGAGTTTTGATACAGAAATAATTTTTGTAAAAGATATTGAAACTTTAAAAGAAGATAAAGAACTTTTAGAAATTTTAGAGTTTAAAGCAAAAGATGAAAGTTGTGTATTATTAGCTGAATCAAAAAAAATATATGTTGGATATGAAGAATCTTCATATGATAGTTTAGCAATTGCAACAGCAACAGCAGTTAAAAAATTAAAATCAACAAAATTTAAAAGTGCAAAAGTAATTTTAGATAGATGTTTAGAAGATAATTTCAAAGCTTTAGTTGAAGGAGCACTTTTAGGTCAATATACATTTGATGAATACAAAAGTGAAAAAGAGACAAAAAAAATTGAATTAAGTTTTATTGTTGAAAATAAAAATTCTAAATTAGAAGATATTTTAAAAGAATCAACAATAATTTCAAAAGCAGTAAATAAAGCAAGAGATATGGTAAATAGTGCTCCAGCAGATTTTTATCCACAAATTATGGCACAAATGGCAGAAAAATTAGCGCAAGATGTAGCTATATCTTGTGAAGTTTTTGGTGAAAAATTTTTAGAAAAAAATAAAATGATGGCAATGCATAGTGTAGGAAGAGCCTCAGTTCACGAATCAAAACTTATTCACTTAACATATAAACCCAAAAAACCTAAACATAAAGTAGTACTTGTTGGTAAAGGTTTAACTTATGATTCAGGTGGTTTATCTTTAAAACCAAGTGATTTTATGGTTACAATGAAAGCAGATAAATCAGGAGCTTGTGCAGTATTAGCAACCATTTGGGCTATTGCTAAACTTGAACTTCCTATTGAAGTTCATGCTATTTTAGGTGCTGTTGAAAATATGATTGGTGGAAATGCCTATAAACCAGATGATATACTTAAAGCTAAAAATGGTAAAACAATAGAAGTAAGAAATACTGATGCTGAAGGAAGACTTGTTCTTGCTGATTGTTTATGTTATGCTCAAGATGAAATCAAAAATATTGATTATATATTTGATTATGCAACTTTAACAGGAGCTTGTGTTGTTGGAGTTGGCGAATATACAACTGGAGTTATGGGAAATTGTGAAACTTTAAAAAGAAAAGCTGTTTCTAGTGCTTTAGATGCAGGAGAATATGCAACTGCACTTGATTTTAATAGATATTTGAAAAAATGTATAAAATCAGAAATTGCAGATATTTGTAATGTTGCAAATACTAGATATGGTGGAGCAATAACAGCTGGAATGTTTTTAGATAACTTTATATATGAAGAAAATAAAAATAAATGGATACATTTTGATATAGCAGGTCCTGCATATGTTGAAAAAGCTTGGGGATATAATCCTTATGGAGCAAGTGGTGCAGGTGTTAGAACAACTATAAAACTTTTACAAGAGCTATTATAA
- a CDS encoding acetyltransferase, with protein MRTIYIYGASGHGLVVADIAISCGYEEIIFIDDNKSKGFLTFENIKENNHIPIAFGIGNNKIRAKLYDKVKNYNFFLPVLIHPSSIISNSVKIEDGTVIMPNVVVNAKAIIGKGVILNTSCVIEHECIIRDFVHISPKVALAGDVKVGKFTHIGIGSSIIQCLEIGKNSVIGAGSVVVKNIADFKKAYGNPCKEIGNIYE; from the coding sequence TTGAGAACAATTTATATTTATGGAGCAAGTGGTCATGGCTTGGTTGTAGCTGATATTGCCATATCTTGTGGGTATGAAGAGATAATTTTCATAGATGATAATAAATCAAAAGGTTTTTTAACTTTTGAAAATATAAAAGAAAATAATCATATCCCAATAGCTTTTGGAATAGGGAATAATAAAATAAGAGCAAAATTATATGATAAAGTAAAAAATTATAACTTTTTTTTACCAGTTTTAATACATCCAAGTAGTATAATTTCGAATAGTGTTAAAATAGAAGATGGCACAGTTATTATGCCAAATGTTGTAGTAAATGCAAAAGCAATTATTGGTAAAGGTGTTATTTTGAATACTTCTTGTGTAATTGAACACGAATGTATTATAAGAGATTTTGTACATATCTCTCCAAAAGTAGCACTTGCTGGAGATGTAAAAGTTGGAAAATTTACTCACATAGGAATAGGAAGTAGTATTATTCAATGCTTAGAAATTGGTAAAAACTCTGTTATAGGTGCTGGTTCAGTTGTTGTCAAAAATATAGCAGATTTTAAAAAAGCTTATGGAAATCCATGCAAAGAAATAGGAAATATATATGAATAA
- a CDS encoding type II secretion system protein, with the protein MKPAFSLLELIFAIVVLGIIVSVAVPKFLDTRDSALVSTIKRDVNTAINSIQSYYLLNQKIEKLTDAMEISDSNWKVEDLKLTDKNSCLTIEVKTSSNETKNIELVVDSTKETTICKKLRDAGLVSKSVELY; encoded by the coding sequence ATGAAGCCTGCTTTTTCTTTACTTGAATTGATTTTTGCCATAGTTGTTTTAGGAATTATAGTATCTGTAGCAGTTCCAAAGTTTTTAGATACTAGAGATAGTGCTTTAGTATCGACTATAAAAAGAGATGTAAATACAGCTATAAATTCTATACAAAGTTACTATCTACTAAATCAAAAAATAGAAAAACTAACAGATGCTATGGAAATAAGTGATTCAAACTGGAAAGTAGAAGATTTAAAATTAACTGATAAAAACTCTTGTTTAACTATTGAAGTAAAAACATCTTCAAATGAAACAAAAAACATCGAATTAGTTGTTGATTCTACAAAAGAGACAACAATATGCAAAAAATTAAGGGATGCAGGATTAGTTTCTAAAAGTGTAGAGTTATATTAG